GCTTGGTATGCAATGGAAAGGCaagggcgtagcctgaaactcataTGGAGATCAGGCTAGATGtagggtcccatgtgggggggtgtccctgggttcgggtagtcatattcccaatctttgggtacggctaatcgaaaggttgttgTGTGCAACCTGTACAGTTGTGCATGGCTAGTcgtcgggtatctcctgcaggatgtaaatcggtccagatcgccgcaattctcggttatgaatgcagtTGATCATcacttaagcatcgtagtgtaatcaagttgaatgaaatgtttttcttgaatttaatatgttgtatgacttagttccactTGATTGTTAAAAATGTTTTAttcatctagactggttaggtaacaactaaACGGAAGTAAAAGAATAAAGTTAAGGttccacttatagtaagcttttttcgcaaaatgtgagtcagccagtacaccaaaCAACTATAATTCAGTTTTTGGAAAACtatctatattggttagtcgggtcagtcttgttgAGTACCCTCGTACTCAGAGGATCCTTGTTGTTGTTTCAGAAACTCAGCAGGAGATCGTTGAGGGAGAAGCCCAAAGAACTAGGGTATCATACGAGTCTCATAGTACCCTAGAATAAAACTCAGCTATTTAATTATTGCCCAGGACTGGTTTGtgttttaaactcttagtaCTGAACTAACTTGCACTGTTAGGTTtacttcaatctatggtttatAATAATCCGTATCTCCGATATGTATGtcaaaatgtaatatttgttgatgctttcccatcgcggAAGTGATcttgatgtatggctatggaacacGTCGTGGATGTtttgaggagtcctagggacaattgatggactaccggacttacactgttttaagtgcgtttcggataattgctatTCTGATAGCGATTAGACGCACTTAAGCCGGTTTAAGTTGGACAGTTCTGCCACAGGAGCGGCCGCGCCGGGCGAGTAGCGACGACGGCGCACGCTGCGGTGGCCATGGTTGCCGAGGGAAGAGGTAGGTTGGCTGGCCGCGAAGTGGAGGAGGGGCGGAGGTGAAGGTGAAATGGCGAGGCGAGAGGGGTTTCAAATTGGATGGGGTTTTGACGAGGGAAAGGGACGAGGAGATATTTGCTGTGGATTGAACACCATCGAAAAAAGATGGGGCGGCTGAAAATAATATCGTGCGGGCGACGGTGACGCTGGAGATCGCGAGGGGGAGGTGCGCGTGCGAGGGGAAGGTGACCAGCCCAACTAATGGACCCAATTATGATGATGTGGCTTGTTTTGAAATGTTAGAGGCTAGTTATTAGCGATCTACTGTGGGGTGATATGTTTTTGTGGAAAAAAATTTTTGGAACGGTCCACAATACATAATTTTAGGGAAGAACTTTTTAGGTaatcttgaagttgctcttagagCCTGCCCAGTAGtttggtatttatttaatttcaaattttacacataattaaattATATGATCTATACGTACATATTTTTGTTGGAACGTTTCATGATGCTCACCGGTAGTTCCTCCGTTccaattgtaggttgttttaacttttcttatAGACATTTTTATGCATTTTGAAGTTTCTCCTGAAACTGTGTCGATGTAATTCTCCTCtttttaatgaaaaacgtgATATGCACGTCTTTAAAAAAAGATATAATTtatatttagatacataataatatttataaattatctACAGTTTGACCCTAGTTCGGGATGTTTCCATTGTACACGATTTTCAAATCTTGATGGCATCACATTCCCGGTTTATTAGAGTGATGTGAAATGGATTTGACCAATCGTGATGTCCAAACTCACAAACTTGTCTATAGTGAGATTTTAATAAATATGGTGAAGCTTTATAATTGGCACGGGTACAAATGATTGAATCGGAATATcaagtttgcatatttttttttgtctgtgCAAATTACAGTGGGTGGGCGTACATGCAGCACTGTGCAGTGCAAGACATACGCGGTGGTGGCATTGAATTCGCTCTGACACTCCCCACCTACGCCGCCTCGGGCATTCAATGCCGCCCTTttccctccacctcctccgccgccgccgctctcacCACTCCCATCGAGCACTGCGCAGAGCAGACAGCGCACGCACGCGGCCGCCGCTccgcactccgccgccgccgtcccccctCTCTCGCTGCaccgcggtcgccgccggggGCATGGTGCCCGCTcgccctccgccgtcgccgacgagcgCGGCCAGTCCCCGGCCGCGGGAGTAGGAGATCTGGGGCGCTGCGTCCCCGGTGCCCCAATGCCCCACGGCGAGCTCGCCCCCGCGGAGTAGGGGAGCATCGAGGAAGCTCAGGTGCGGTCGTGCGGCACTGACGCTGGTGAGTGCCTGGTGACGAAGGCTTGAAGCAATCTTTGGTCCAAGGACGCGTGGATCTTTGGGTACGGATGAGCCGGTTCCTCTCTTGCTCTCTGCTTGGGTTCTTGATTCGCCGGCAGGTCATTATCCAGGTTGCCATGTCGCTACTCTAATCGTCGGTGTTGTTTTCTTCCTGCTAGGTCGGTACCAAAGAAAAGGGGGGAAATCAACAAATCAGTCGCCTGTTCGAATGCTGTGCGGTGAGGGTGACTGACTAGCTACTCCACCACCCTCGTTTCTGCTTCCTGGTAGGCACTACCGAGGGGAAAGCTTCTTGTTTCATCATCTATAATAAGACTCACCTGATTCCTGTTGGTTCTGAAACGATTTTTCTTAATATAATAAGACTCATCTGATGCCTGTTGGTACTAAGAAAGTTCAAAAATCTGCAACTCTTGCAGGGATCTTCTCAGCATGAGCGCCCGCCCCAAGTTTCAAGAGATGGGCCATGTGCTGGTTCTAGCAGTGTGCTTCCTGGTCTTGTTGCCTGGTTGGGCCTGTGGCCTTGGCTCCATGTCATCCATTGCAGTGTCTTATGGGGAGGACGGTCCAGTGTTTTGCAGCCTTAGCTCCGATGGCTCCCACCTGGTCTCCTGCTTTGGTGCAGATGCCTCTGTTCTGTATGGCGCGCCACCCAACATCCCTTTCCTTGGCCTTACAGCGGGGGATGGGTTTGTGTGTGGCCTCTTGCTTGACACCAGGCAGCCATACTGTTGGGGGAGCAACTCCTATGTCAAGAGCGGGGTGCCGCAGCCGATGATTGAGGGCGCAAAGTACTCTGAGATCAGTGCAGGGGACAACCACCTCTGTGCACTGCGAGCAGCTGCAGATGGGATTCATGGCGCTAACGATGGTGCATCGTTGATCGACTGCTGGGGATACAATATGACAGCCACACATGTTCTTGCTGAAGCCGTGTCGACCATTTCAGCCGGTTCAATGTTCAATTGCGGCTTGTTTGTGCGGAACAGGACTGTGTTCTGCTGGGGTGATGAAACGGTGAGTGGTGTCATCAGGCTGGCACCAAGGGATCTGCACTTCCAGTCTATTGGAGCAGGTGGTTACCATGTCTGTGGGGTGCTGGAGAATGAACAGGTTTTCTGCTGGGGCAGGAGCTTGGAAATGCAGCAGGTGGCACCATCCAGTGCTATCGGTGATGGTGATGTGAACATAGTGCCAATGGATGCGATGGTCTCTGTGGTCGGTGGACGGTTCCACGCTTGTGGCATCAAGAGCCTTGATCACCAAGTAGCTTGCTGGGGTTTCACACTTCATAACAGTACATCACCACCAAAAGGGCTAAAGATGTATGTGCTCGTTGCTGGGGACTACTTTACTTGTGGAGTGCCTGCTGAGACATCACTGATGCCAAGGTGCTGGGGCAACAGTGGGCCATTGGCATTACCAATGGCAGTACCCCCTGGAATTTGTGTACCTACTGTATGCAGCCATGGGTACTATGAATATGTGAACCACGGTGAAGTTGGCCTTAGCAAGGTGTGTAAGCCTGCGAATTCTAGACTCTGCTTGCCCTGTAGTACAGGTTGCCCAGAAGACTCGTATGAGTCATCTCCTTGCAATGCGACAGCTGACCGTGTTTGCCAGTTCGATTGCTTGAGGTGTGTCGCACAAGAGTGCTTGTCATTCTGCTTATCACAGAAGCAGACCAAGAGCCGGAAGTTGATGGCCTTTCAGATGCGTGTCTTTGTAGCAGAGATTGTATTTGCCATCATCTTGGTACTCAGCGTATCAGTAATCACTTGCCTGTATGTCCGGCACAAACTTCGACATTGCCAATGTTCAAATAGCGAGCTGAGACTGGCAAAGAGCACAGCGTACTCTTTCCGGAAGGATAACATGAGGATCCAGCCTGACGTGGAGGATTTGAAGGTCAGGAGAGCTCAGGAATTCTCCTATGAAGAGTTAGAGCAAGCAACTGGTGGCTTTTCAGAGGATTCACAAGTCGGCAAAGGCAGCTTTTCATGTGTATTCAAGGGCATATTGAGAGATGGGACAGTGGTCGCTGTGAAGCGTGCAATAAAAGCATCAGATGTGAAGAAGAGCTCAAAGGAGTTCCACAATGAACTTGACCTCCTCTCCAGGCTCAACCATGCACATTTGCTCAACCTGCTTGGTTACTGTGAAGATGGCAGTGAGAGGCTCTTGGTTTATGAGTTCATGGCTCATGGATCCCTGTACCAGCATCTGCATGGTAACGATCCAAACTTAAAAAGGCAACTGAATTGGGCCAGGCGGGTCACCATTGCTGTTCAGGCTGCTAGAGGAATCGAGTACTTGCATGGCTATGCTTGCCCTCCCGTAATTCACCGGGACATCAAGTCGTCAAACATATTGATTGATGAGGATCACAATGCGCGTGTCGCTGACTTCGGTCTATCTATAATGGGTCCTGCAGATAGCGGTACCCCGCTATCTGAGCTGCCAGCAGGGACACTAGGCTACCTTGACCCTGAGTACTACCGTCTCCATTACTTGACTACAAAGTCCGATGTCTACAGCTTCGGAGTTTTTCTCTTGGAGATACTAAGTGGCAGGAAAGCGATTGACATGCAGTTCGAGGAAGGAAACATTGTTGAATGGGCAGTACCACTAATCAAAGCTGGGGACATTTTTGCCATCCTTGATCCAGTCTTATCTCCACCCTCCGACCTTGAGGCTCTCAAGAAGATTGCTTCTGTGGCTTGTAAGTGTGTCAGAATGCGAGGGAAAGATCGGCCTTCCATGGATAAGGTGACAACAGCTCTGGAGCATGCTCTTGCTTTGCTGATGGGCAGTCCGTGCATCGAGCAGCCCATTCTACCGACTGAGGTTGTTCTTGGAAGTAGCCGGATGCACAAGGTATCACAGATGTCCTCTAACCACTCTTGCTCAGAGAACGAGCTTGCTGACGGCGAGGATCAGCGTATCGAGTACAGGGCGCCATCCTGGATAACTTTCCCTAGTGTGACCTCATCACAGAGGAGGAAATCATCTGCATCGGAAGCTGACATCACCGTCCGAACGACCACAGAAGGTAGGAATGCCGGGAGCAGCATAGGTGATGGACTGCGGTCACTGGAGGAAGAGATCAGCCCGGCTTCACCGCAGGAAAACCTGTACTTGCAGCACAACTTCTGAAGAAATGTCAGGAGCCGCAAGAATTTAACGCAGTAGCGTTCTGCCATTGCTGAGCAGCATTCTAAATTCAACTTTGTGCTCTGTTGCTATATTGAAATGCATTACAGTTTTTATACATCCTATATAGTAGCAGGCCATTTAAAAACAAGAGAGCTAATTAGTAGAGTACTGGAAGAAGAATTTAGCATCCAGGGGCATTTCTGTGTAGATTCATatggccttttcttttcttttcttttcctgatgCTCTTTGTCTGTGGGTGGCTACAGTTGATGGATTGTCTTGTCTCCTCTTACAAAATTGTTTAATTTACTTAATCCTCTGGGTCATCTCTTTGGTTCGCAATGCACTTTTCGCAGCGAATTGTGATGCAAAATGCTTCATAAACATATGTTCTATTGGAAGGTTTCTTCAGATACTAGATTTGTGATCAGTAACAGACTAACAGGTTGGTTGGCCCAGTCTTCTCTCCAGAAACAGGTGCAATGTGATTCTCAGAGATCTGCATCTAgaatggctgctgccatgttccATGATCTATTTATGATGCATGAAGACAGGTTTTTCTAACCAATTAATCTTCCTGTAACACAATGAAGACAAGCTTTATTTAGTTAAACTAGTGGCATAATGATGGGTTTCTTCTTGAAATAACACTCACCATCCCCCTTTTTTCTGGTTCATCCCTAATTTTTTGCTGCAGAACTTTAGTGTCTGGAGTTACGCAGCTCCTTTTGTAAGTTGGGTGGAATCAGCGTGCTTTCTGTATTTTATCCTTTTCTTGTGAGTTTTAATTGCTGTGTGGTGGGAAATCGGTTTTTCTGGAAGGTTTATctcacttttttttaatttcatagCCGGTGGAAATAAGCTGTTGCTATGGTGTAGGGATATGCAGATCAATGTTATGATCGTGCCAAGTTGAACATATTTGGGTTGTAATTTCATAAGATAAATTCCTTTGACGCAGCTTGTACCATTTATTTGGGTTCTGCAGATGAACAAGATGTTATCAAAATTACCACATAATTTTTTTCATACAttttattttaaatttgacACAATGAGTAGTACCACATAATTTCCCATTGCTTACATGATTTGTTTGATTTACGGTTCTCAGAAAGTCTAATTTTAATTTCTAGGACATAATGTAAGTGACCAACAGTTTCAGATCAACTTAAATGTATCCATCTGCTTCAAGCCTTCAACTGCCAGGTTAATCTTCCTACTATGTGAAGACATATCTTTGAATAGCAGTACCTATGCATTAACTCTTTTCAAGATGAGTTTTGTATAGTTTATAATCCTGTCAGTAAAAGCATCCCTTTGGTACCTTTTCAGGTGTACAAGAAGTGAAGTGTGAACCCAGTGTTCCTTTTCCACGTTTCCAAGTCTGTTTGCCTGCTTCTGTTAAGTGGAAAGGATGAAATGAGATCTCAAAGTAAATGGGGAGCATCCAGAAGAAACAGATACCTGCTGTCTAAATAGAAATAGAATGCCATTCTgtggaaagggaaaaaaagaagctTGTGCTGTTGCTTTAGTACTTGGCTTCATGATCGCCTCAATAGAAAATGTTTTATACGTATGCAGGTTGCTATGTTAGGACATTGAAGATTTTCAATATGATAAGATCAAAGCATCAGCATCTTCAAGTAAGGCAATTGTATCTTTGGGTGAGAACAACTGATCAGATCTTTCAGTGTTTTCTTCTAAATGATATATTGAGCCAAATGTTCCATAACCTCTGTGtgtgcatatgcttgcattatATGGTTCGGATAAATAACTATTAAGGATCCAAACTATTAAGTTTAAGGGTGTGTTTAGCCTGTTGTAATTGTTTTGTCCTTCCGGGAGTCTATTCTTGTCATTTGCTGTGGACCATTCTCTGGCCATGGTTTACTTGATCCAGATGCTATAGTCAGAACTGATGAGGCCATGCTTGTGAATCTTATCAAACCTGTAAGTTGCCAGAGGTCTTTACCTGATTTGGATGAATACTTCGTGCACATTGTTCACAAGTCAATAATTACTGTATTGGATGTAACCAAAAAAGAAATGAACTTAGAAGCATGCAAATGGAAATGCAAATGCCTACACTTATCACATCATAAGCTATAGCAAAGATGCCAAACTTAACATTGATTGAAACAGACCATTGCTTTAGAGTCAAGTGTCCTAGAAGGCGGAACTTGCAAGAAATTTCTCATATCTATGTTTCATACCATACTTTTTGTAATTTTATCAGGTTGCATTCTATCAGAGAATAGCTCAGTTCATAAAAGAAGCTTCTAAATTTGCCTTGAACACTGGAGGGGATATTCCAGATTCTGAATGAGCTGCTTCCTCTGATTATATCCTTCATAGTTGAAATGTAGacacaattctttatcatagcTATTTTTTCTTAACTGAACAGGTCGTCTCACGAGTCATGAGTATTGCTTGGAAGATACTCATGGAATCTCTGTGGACACTCATGTGCATCGTATTTCTAACCGTCTTGGGTGGGTTTTCCGAGAAGGAATGAAACAGGTAATTTTAGTTTGCTGTTGTCTGTTTGCTGAGAAAACCACAGAACCatccataatttatttaggtAACTCGCTCCTTATGTTGCCATCCATTACTGTGCACAGGAAAATACCAAACCGGAACAAACAAGAATATCAGCAGGACAGAAAAGTACATTTGGATTTGAGCAGATTGTGTACTCCACTACGGCCCAAATGCAGCATCTATGGCATCAATTCCCTTTGCCATTGAGCTTTTAAGGAATCATCCGGTCCAAATCCAAAGCAAATGAAAACATGGTCTCTACAAAAAGTTTGGCGATGTTATCGCATTGAAGGGAGAAAGCACGTATTTTGGGTTGTGTAATTGTGTTCTGGTGGTAGATATTATTGGGTTTTCTTTGGTTGATCTATGATCGAGTGATCACCTTGTGCCAGAACCACTGGAAAATCATGCATCGTTTTGTATACATATAATTGTAATTTATTCAAGATGATGGATAGACACTATCAGTTACACTGTAAAGTATAAACTGCTTATATGCAAACGCAAGGGTTGGTTCCGGATCTGGATCTAATCCCAGAATTTTGTTGACGTGGTTATCAGTGGCTATTTCTtatgagctgcagatgcagttcctTTGTGGAGGAAATATGATGCGGATTAGCGAGATAACAATGATGCAGATGGAGCTGACCTGAAGGGGAGATGATAGTAGTGAACCGGAGAAAGATTCACAGGAAGATACATGCACAAAAAGAGGATCTAGTGCAAACCGGGAGAACGCTTCAGCAGTTTGCACCGGTCAAGTTACATGTACTACGTTATCTTCTTAAGACAGATTCACCACATTGCTTCATGAAAAGCGCATCATGTTTCATCTCGAAGAGCTTCAGATGAAGCCTGGTCAGCTTCCGCATGACGAAGCTCTCGTCAAGCAGAGCGTTGCACCATCCAAGCAGGGCACATAACAAAGATGCAGAGCACCAAAACATATCACAAAACAGGACAAGGCCACATTCAACGTAAGCATCGCAAGAGAAACTTATGCCTCGTGATCAGGATCATCACAACACAAGGCAAACACACCACAAAACTGGGGCATGCTGAAGCGTCTCTTGCAATGACTTCAAGCCACATGGGACATAGCTATCAACCACGAAGCttcagccagcagcagcagagaaCCATTCAAATACCGATGCCAGTTGAAACACAAAATGAACCAACACAGGAATTACTTAATAGGCTGGTAGATATTAGCAGCAAACAAAGCTCCATAACAGGTCCACAAAACGACAGATTTGTCTCAGTGCAAAACTCTCGATATAACTAGAACAACGATAACAGGCCTACTGAAGCGCAGGTTTCCAAGACAAGCCATTCAACAGACGATGAGCAGCAACACCATGGCTAGGAGACATCTCTCCATGAGGCTATCGCATCTGAAGATATGCATACAAGCATGCCATTACCACCACCATCCATCTCCATCAGCTTACTTAGATCTCTGCCTCATCTTTCGGCGCTTCCTCTTCAGCCTCCTCATGCGCTTCTTCTTCCACTGAAAGTTGATACAAATGAGAATGCATCCGCGAACAGAGCATCGGCTAAAGACAGGAAACTAATAGCACGCACAGCGGAGGAAACAATACACTAAGTAACAGCAAAAGAATGTAATAGCAGGACAATTCTAACACAGGACGAATAGCATGTTAATAATGGACAAACAATATTCAAGGCAATTTGAAATGGTTCATTGTCTAACAGAAAATTTGGAGAACTCTCCACATGCAAGAAACATAAGGTCCTAGCTGCTTGTTAATGTTACATGCTTCTTGCTTGTGTCACTACGTTACTAACAAAGTGGAAAAAGCTAACAAATCCAAGTAGGTGAAGGTAAACAACAAATAAATTACCAGGTGTAAGTAGTAATGGGATCAGGCTTGACTACTGCTAAACACATATTAGAAGCTTATTCAAGGCAGTACAACAGGAATGAAATGCTACCCACAATTTTACAGAAGTATCACATCAACAGGAAGAAAAACCCTAGTTCATACACCACTGGAAAAGTCTACGCATAAACATACTGTTGAAAGACATTCACATAATTCCAGCGTCAGATCCAATCTTATGCAAGCAAATTATGTAACAACATACCAAATCTTGGATCATACCCAGCTTTATAAAGATTTAACTTATCAATCAGATGCTGCAAAACAAGTGGTACAATTCTTAACTAAACTGCACAAAGCAAAATACCACACTCCACAGGGCTCATATCAAGTGTATGCGATAAAGAAACCTTCACCGTGGCAGGGGGGGAAGCCCTACTACCAGGCGGCGGAGCACCACGCGCGCGCGAGCTACCCCTCCCGACCGCAGCGGGCAGGACGACGCGGAACGGGACCGTGGAGCACGAGATACCAAGCCCGCGCGACAAGATCGATCTCGGCTcgctcggctcggctcagctCATGTCAAACCAGAAAGGCCCTGACTCGCACAAGGCGGCACCTCGCAGCCCATGGAACGATCCCAAACCGTTCGTCCCGCAGCCACAGGTAGGGGAGCACACGCACAGCGAGGCAGATCCGCCGTCCCGGCGAGGGCTTCCCCCGGAATTACGCCACTCGAGCCTCTCTCTTTGTAATCACAGCCCCAGGACACAAAAGCAAGAATCGAGCGGAGCAAGCACTAGTCATGACAAGGAATTGCTAAGCCACACGGATCTAATCATCTAAGCAATGAGCTAGACAGGAGGGTGAGAAGAGGAGAGTGGAGGATACCTTGGCCCTCATGGTCGCCTCCTCGCGGTCTCTCCTCGGCGCGTCTCCTcctgcggcgtcggcggcggggttGCGATGGGGAGAGGGGAatgggagacggcggcggctgatGGTATATATAGGTGGGGAGGGAAGCGGAACCCTAGGAGTGATCAGGCGGCTTCGAGGACGTGGGCTTGGGCCTTAGGTGGGCCGTGTTTCTCGGAAGGGAGGCAAAATATGAGCCCGACGGAGGCCATAAAACAATATTGcttcaaaatttgtccacccGAATTTGGGAAAATAGGGCACATTCAACCGAATTTTCCAAATTCATGCGGTGATCCCTTCCAAACCTACCTATACAACTGTAATGTCTTTAAATTAGGTTAGCAAAATGGGATTTGTAGCCCCTATTTTCTCCACTAACGCGAGAATTTCATCATTTTCCATATGATGTTTCTCTccaactgtttttttttgttttttgcgaATTTTCTACATTCTGAACATAACCTTTGTCATATCATCCTCCTTTTGCAGCTGCTCACATAATATCACCCCCTACTATCAACGTGAATGATTTGTTTGGTTCgcaatttttatttttacacAATGTGTTTACTAGTAGAACCAACTAAATGGATTAAATTCAAATTTATGATCAGATGTTCCGTCCCAGTTCTTAACCGAACATTCACGGACATGTCATTTCATCTCAATGCAAAAGTTGGCTAGTTCATGTAGTCAATCAGAGGAATTAACCATCATGACCACCAAAATGCACTTACAATCAATCAGGGAGGGCAAATCAAGATATAAAAGATGCAAATTAATATCATAATTCTATCCCAGCTTGAATTAAGAAATAAATGTGACAACAGTCATGGTAGAACAAGGGAAAGATGGCGCACGAAACCCAGATGGTTTCCCCACACTTTGTGCTGCAGCTttgtttttttggtttttttcattttctttactATGGCGGCCGCgattcttcttcctggaggaaAGTAAAGGAAAGGGGGATTTACAGGTGCCAGTCAACCATCCATGGGGATACATTTCCTTGGTGATTATCATTTGGTGCTATTCCCGTTGCACTGGTGAATGAAACCATTGCCATGGGTGTTGCCGTTTGCGTGGATCCcattgctgctgcagctgctgctcccAACATCCTTGCGCTTCAGACTGGCCTTCTTTGCACCCCATATACGAATGGTGTGATCGTCGCTCGCTGATGCGAGCATGTGGGGATTTGCAGGATTCCAGCTTACACAGTTGACTGTACCTGAATGACCAGCCAGAGTCTCAATGAGATCCCCGGTGGCTCTATGCCATATGTAGACCTGAAAACAATATTACTTCAGGGCCATTTTCTGGTGAAGAGAAAACA
The genomic region above belongs to Setaria italica strain Yugu1 chromosome VI, Setaria_italica_v2.0, whole genome shotgun sequence and contains:
- the LOC101758009 gene encoding putative receptor protein kinase CRINKLY4 produces the protein MSARPKFQEMGHVLVLAVCFLVLLPGWACGLGSMSSIAVSYGEDGPVFCSLSSDGSHLVSCFGADASVLYGAPPNIPFLGLTAGDGFVCGLLLDTRQPYCWGSNSYVKSGVPQPMIEGAKYSEISAGDNHLCALRAAADGIHGANDGASLIDCWGYNMTATHVLAEAVSTISAGSMFNCGLFVRNRTVFCWGDETVSGVIRLAPRDLHFQSIGAGGYHVCGVLENEQVFCWGRSLEMQQVAPSSAIGDGDVNIVPMDAMVSVVGGRFHACGIKSLDHQVACWGFTLHNSTSPPKGLKMYVLVAGDYFTCGVPAETSLMPRCWGNSGPLALPMAVPPGICVPTVCSHGYYEYVNHGEVGLSKVCKPANSRLCLPCSTGCPEDSYESSPCNATADRVCQFDCLRCVAQECLSFCLSQKQTKSRKLMAFQMRVFVAEIVFAIILVLSVSVITCLYVRHKLRHCQCSNSELRLAKSTAYSFRKDNMRIQPDVEDLKVRRAQEFSYEELEQATGGFSEDSQVGKGSFSCVFKGILRDGTVVAVKRAIKASDVKKSSKEFHNELDLLSRLNHAHLLNLLGYCEDGSERLLVYEFMAHGSLYQHLHGNDPNLKRQLNWARRVTIAVQAARGIEYLHGYACPPVIHRDIKSSNILIDEDHNARVADFGLSIMGPADSGTPLSELPAGTLGYLDPEYYRLHYLTTKSDVYSFGVFLLEILSGRKAIDMQFEEGNIVEWAVPLIKAGDIFAILDPVLSPPSDLEALKKIASVACKCVRMRGKDRPSMDKVTTALEHALALLMGSPCIEQPILPTEVVLGSSRMHKVSQMSSNHSCSENELADGEDQRIEYRAPSWITFPSVTSSQRRKSSASEADITVRTTTEGRNAGSSIGDGLRSLEEEISPASPQENLYLQHNF